Below is a genomic region from Sutterella megalosphaeroides.
GAAGCGCGCCTTCCTCAACGGCCGCATGGACCTGGCGCAGGCCGAGGCCGTGAGCGACCTGATCGACGCCGTGAGCGAGTCGGCCGCACACGCGGCCGTGCGCAGTCTCTCGGGCGACTTTTCGGACCGCGTGCGCGACGTGGGCCTGCAGATCGACGAGCTGCGCGCCTTCGTGGAGGCCGCGCTCGACTTTCCCGAAGAGGAAACGGACTTTTTGGCCGAAGGGCACATTCTCGAGCGCACCCGCGCGGCGGCCGACGCCCTGAAGGGCGTGCTGGAAAACGCCGTGCAGGGGCGAGTCCTTCGCGACGGGATTTCCGTCACCCTCGTCGGCAGTCCCAACGTCGGTAAGTCGAGCCTTTTGAACGCACTCGCGGGCGAAGAGGTGGCGATCGTGACGGACGTTGCGGGCACGACCCGCGACCGGATCGAACACTGGGTGACGGTGCGCGGCGTTCCCATCCGCATCGTCGACACGGCGGGTTTGCGCCGTACCGACGACATCGTCGAATCGAAGGGGATCGAGCGCACGCTCGAGGCGGCCTCGCGCGCCGACGTCGTGCTGCACCTCGTCGACGCCTCGGGCGGCATCGTCGACGAACCCGAAGTGCTCGAATTGGTCATGCGCCACGTGCGTCCGCGCACGCCCCTCATCACGGTCGCCAACAAGGCCGATGCGGGTTGCAAGGTCGTGCCCGAAGGGGCCGTGTTGATTTCCGCCAAGACCCGCGACGGTCTCGAAGCGCTGCGCGAAGCGTTGCTCGCCGCCGCGGGCGTCGCGTCGACGACGGACGGCCTCTTCATGGCGCGGGAGCGCCACCTCGAGGCGCTTCGCGCCGCGCTCGAACACGTCGAATGCGCGCTGCGGGTGGCGCACGAGGGCGCGATGATGGACCTCTTTGCCGAGGAGCTTCGTTTGGCCGGTCAGGCGCTCGGGAGCATCCTCGGGGAAACGACGCCCGACGATCTGCTCGGGATGATTTTCAGCAAGTTCTGCATCGGCAAATGACGTATGCTTTCGGTCTTGCTTTTCGGGCCGCAAGCTTGCGGGCGCTGGGCCTTTCGCGGACCGAACCAACGAACGAATTCTTATGATTTTTCCTGAAACTTTTGACGTCATCGTGGTCGGCAGCGGCCATGCCGGGGCCGAAGCCGCTCTGGCCGCGGCGCGCATGGGACGCCGCACGCTGCTCGTCACGCACAATCTCGATACGATCGGGCAGCTCTCCTGCAATCCGTCGATCGGCGGCATCGGCAAGGGCCACCTCGTCAAAGAAGTGGACGCGCTCGGCGGCGCGATGGGGCAGGTGACGGACGAGTCGGGCATCCAGTTCCGCATCCTCAACAGCTCCAAGGGACCCGCCGTGCGCGCGACGCGCGCGCAGATCGACCGTCAGATCTACCGCAGGGCGATGCGCGAGCGCGTCGAAGCGCAGAAGAACCTGTGGCTCTTCCAGCAGGCGGTGGACGATCTCATCGTCGAAAACGGCCGCGTCGGCGGGGTCGTGACGCAGACGGGCGTGCGCTTTCTCGCGCCCGCCGTCGTTCTGACGGCGGGGACCTTCTTGAACGGTCTCGTGCACATCGGTCTCGAACACTACCCGGCCGGTCGCGTGGGGGATCCCGCGAGCATTCGCCTCGCCGAACGCCTCAAAGAGCTCGGCCTCCCGCAGGCGCGCCTCAAGACGGGGACGCCTCCGCGCATCGACGGCCGAACGATCGACTTTTCGAAGACCGAAGAGCAGTGGGGCGACCTCGATCCCGTGCCGAGCTTCTCGCTGGCGGAGCCCCGTGCGGAGCACCCGCGGCAGATGCCCTGCTGGGTGACGCACACGTGCCGGGAAATGCACGAACTCATCCTGGAAAATCTGGATCGCTCGCCCATGTACACGGGCGTCATTCAGGGGATCGGCCCCCGCTACTGCCCCTCGATCGAAGACAAGGTGAAGCGCTTTGCCGGCAAGGACAGCCACCAGGTGTTCCTTGAGCCCGAAGGGCTGACCGTGAACGAGTTTTACCCGAACGGCGTCTCGACGAGCTTGCCCTTCGACGTGCAGATTCGCATGGTGCGCATGCTCCCGGGCTTGGAGCACGCCCATCTGCTGCGTCCGGGCTACGCCATCGAATACGATTTCTACGATCCGCGCGAACTGAAGCGCAGCTTCGAAACGAAGCTCATCCCGGGGCTTTTCTTCGCCGGTCAGATCAACGGGACGACGGGCTACGAAGAGGCCGCCGCTCAGGGTCTTCTGGCAGGCGTCAATGCGGCGCTTTACGTCACGGGCGACGCCGCCTGGACGCCGCGTCGCGACGAAGCGTACCTCGGCGTCATGGTCGACGACCTGACGACGAAGGGCGTGACGGAGCCCTACCGCATGTTCACGAGCCGCGCCGAATACCGTTTGAGCCTGCGCGAAGACAACGCCGACGTGCGTCTCACGGAAACGGGACGCCGTCTGGGCTTGGTCGACGACGCGCGCTGGGACTACTTCTGCCGCAAGCAGGAGGCGGTCGCGCGCCTTTCCGAAACGCTCAAGAGCACCTGGGTGAATCCGAAGATGTTCGCGCCGGGCGAAGCCGAACGCGTGCTCGGGACCTCCATGGAGCGCGAATATACGCTGCGCAACCTGCTGGCGCGCCCCGACGTGTCGATGCGCGAACTCGGCACGCTCACGAAGGCGAGCGGCGAACTCGCGCTCGACCTCGCGGGCTATACCGAAGAGGAAATGGAGCAGGCGGAAATCGACGTCAAGTACTCGGGCTACATCGAGCGACAGCGCGATGAAATCGCCAAGCAGACGGCCAACGAAACGCTCGCCATTCCCGCGGATCTCGACTACGACGCCGTGTCGGGGCTGTCGTTCGAAGTGCGTCAGAAGCTGAAGGCGGCCCGTCCCGAAACGCTCGGGCAGGCTTCGCGCATCTCGGGCGTTACGCCCGCGGCGGTCACGTTGCTTCTCATCCACTTGAAGCGCCGCGTCTATTACGTGCGCGACAAGGGCACCAACAAGGAAACCCAAGCATGATTGAGATCGATTCGGCCGGTCTGAAGGCCGGCTTGAAGCACCTCGGTCTTGAGGTCGATGACGGCGTGGCGGAGAAGTTCGTCCGCTATGCCGCGCTGCTCGTCCGTTGGAACAAGACCTACAACCTGACGGCCATCTCGAACGCGTCGGACGTGCTGACGCACCACCTTCTCGACTCGGCCGCCCTGGTGCCCGAGTTGAAGCGCCTCTGCCCCGACGCCCGTACGGTGCTCGACGTCGGGAGCGGCGGGGGACTGCCCGCCGTGCCCGTCGCGCTTCTCTGCCCCGAGCTCAAAGTTCTGGCGGTGGATGCGGTCGGCAAGAAGACGGCCTTCATCAACCAGGCGGCGATCGAACTCGGTCTGCCGAACCTGCGGGCGCGCCACACGCGCGTCGAAGCCCTGCGCGGCAAGGCGACCTTCGACGTCGTCACGTCGCGTGCGTTCGCCACGCTCGCCGACTTCACCGACCTCACGCGCGGACTCCTCGCTCCGGGCGGCCGGTGGCTCGCCATGAAGGGCGTCTATCCGCAGGAGGAAATCGACGCGCTCGGCCCTCACGTGAGCGTCGACGAGGTCGTCCGTCTGCGGGTTCTCGGCCTTGAGGCCGAACGGCACGTCGTGCTCATGCATGAGATCGAGTAGTATCGGAATCGTTTGTTCAGGCTCTCCGGATCCCTGGAGTTTCCCATGTTGAGCTCAGCCTTTCTCAGCGCCTTCATCTACACCTTCACGACCCTCGTTCCCGTCATCAACCCGTTCAGCGGCGCGATGTTTTTCTGCACGCTCACGGGCAACCTGACGGACTCGGACCGCGCTTACGTCGCGAACCGCATCTCGATTTACTCGGCGGTGATTTTGGTGGTGTGCCTCTTCTGCGGGCACATGATCCTCGGCTTTTTCGGCATCTCCGTGGGCGTGTTGCGCTGCGCGGGCGGGTGCGTGCTTTTCGCCGCGGGCTGGAACGCCCTGAACGCGCCTTCGCACGACGAGAGCGCGCCTTCGCCGCTGCCGCTTTCGCGCACGCGCCTGAAGTCGATGGCGTTCTACCCCTTCACGCTTCCGCTGACGACGGGGCCGGGCGGCATCGCCGTTTCGGTGGCGCTCGGTACGAGTCTTCCGTACAACTTCGCGAACATCGCGGGGACGATTTTGGCCACGATGGCGACCGTCGTCGTCATCTGGCTCTGCTACCGCTACAGCGACCGCGTGAGTCGTGCGGTGGGGGCGGCCGGTGCGGACGCGCTCGCGCGTATTTTCGCCTTCATCCTGATCTGCCTCGGCGTGTCGATCTTCTGGCAGGGATTCTCCGAACTTTGGCTGGCGCTCAACGCTCCGGCGAACTGATCGGGCGGTGCTCTTCGGTACAATGCTACGCATTGTGCCTCGAGCACCTCGGTGCATCCCATCCGTGGCTCCGTCGCTGAGACGGGGCCGCTCTTTTGCTCTCGGATACTATGGCTCAGGTTTTTTGTATTGCCAACCAGAAGGGCGGCGTGGGCAAGACCACCACGGCCGTCAACCTCTCCGCGGCCCTGGCGCTGAGAGGGCGTCGCGTATTGCTGATCGACCTCGATCCGCAGGGCAACGGCACCATGGGGTGCGGCATCGACAAACGGGAAGTCGACGGGTCGGTCTACGAACTGCTTTTGGGCACGAAGCACTTCAGCGAAGTGGTGCGTCGGGCCGAAACGGGTTTTGACGTTCTGCCGGCCAACCGGGAGCTTTCGGGTGCCGAAGTGGAACTCGTCGGCCTCAAAGAGCGCGACGTGCGGTTGAAAAACGCCCTGGCGCCCGTTCTGGACCAGTACGACTACGTGCTGATCGATTGCCCGCCGAGCCTCTCGATGCTGACGCTCAACGCGCTTTGCGCCGCCGACGGCGTCATCATCCCCATGCAGTGCGAGTATTTCGCGCTCGAAGGGCTGACGGACCTGGTGGGGTCGGTGCGGCGCGTGCACTCCGACAAGAACGCGGGTCTGCGCATCATCTCGATTCTTCGGGTCATGTTCGACCCGCGCATCACGCTGCAGCAGCAGGTGAGCGAGCAGCTCAAGAAGCATTTCGGGGACAAGGTCTTCAACACGATCATTCCCCGCAACGTGCGTCTGGCCGAGGCGCCGAGTTACGGTCAGCCCGGCGTGATCTACGATCGTTCGAGCAAGGGGGCGAAAGCCTACACGGCGTTTGCCGACGAGTTGCTCGAGCGCATGGAACCCAAGACGGGTCGATAACCGAGCCCGGGAGAAACGCATGGCCGCAGTGATCAAAAAAAAGTCGAAGGGGCTCGGACGCGGGCTTGACGCTCTTCTCGGGGACACGCTCGGCGAAGATCTCATCCGCACGGAAGATTCGAACCGCATCGAAGAGGTCGAGCTTTCGAGCCTCGTGCCGGGGAAGTATCAGCCCCGAACCCATATGGACGACGCGTCGCTTGCGGAGTTGGCCGACTCGATCCGGGAAGAGGGCGTGTTGAGCCCGATTCTCGTGCGCCCCGTGGGCGGAGCGCGCTATGAAATCATCGCGGGCGAGCGCCGCTCGCGCGCGGCGCGCTTGGCCGGACTCGAACGGGTTCCGGTCATCATCCGATCCGTCGACGACGAGCACGCGCTTGCCATCGCGCTCATCGAGAACATCCAGCGCGAAAACCTGAACCCCATCGAAGAGGCTCAGGGCATCCAGCGCCTCGTCGAAGAGTTTTCCTTCACCCACGAAGACGCCGCCAAGGCGATCGGCCGTTCGCGCTCGGCGACCACCAACCTCCTGCGCCTTCTGTCGCTTGCCGACGAAGTGAAAGCCATGGTGATGCGCGGGGAGCTGGAAATGGGGCACGCCCGGGCGCTCCTGCCCCTGTGCCCGACCGATCAGGTCACCGCGGCCAAGTGGGTCGCGCAAAAGGGCCTTTCGGTGCGTCAGACCGAAGAGCTCGTCAAGCGCATGCTCAACCCGCCCGCGCAGGAACGGGTGGTGATCAAGACGCGGGACAACGAGCGGCTCGAGGAGTCGCTTGCCGACACGCTCGGCGCCGTGGTGCGTCTGACGGCCAACAAGAAGGGCAAGGGCCGGATCGTGATTGAATTTTCGAACCTCGACCAACTCGAGGGGATCGTACGGAAAATTCAAAAATGATGTTTGATCGTGCCGAATGAAAACGGCACTATGTTAAGATAAACAAATACTTAGTAAAAGCCGCCTCTCCCTCTAAAGTGGTAGAGACGGTCGACTTTCGGCTAGTTGTGAAAGAGTACTTCCGTTTTTACAATCCCCCAAGTTCAAAAACCCCCGTCGTTGCGTAAGTATGTTCGCCATTTCTGATATGATGCGCGTCTCTCTTGCGCAGTACGCACTTGTCGCACTTGTAACAGTTGTTTGCGCGGCTGTTGGAGGAAGCGATGCCGCCCTGTCCGCGCTGATCGCCGGTTTGGCCTACGTGGTTCCTTCGTCACTGTTGGTTCTTTGGCTTGTCCTGCCACGTCGCGTGAAGTCGGTAAAACCTCGGGCATCGGCCGTGCTGGTGGGGGAGTTCGTCAAGATCTTCCTCGTCGTCGCCCTCCTCGGGCTCGCCGTGAAGTATTACGAACAACTGAATTGGCCCGCGGTGATCTTCACGATCGTAGCGGTGGCGAATAGTTACTTCATCGTGCTGTTCAAGAAAAACTAAGGATCGGTACCCATGGAAGGCCCTACCGCTACTGAGTATATTCAACACCACATGACGCACCTGTCTTCCATGAAGCAGGGCGTCATCGTTGACTTTTCCATCCTGAACTACGACACCCTCTTCTTCTCGATTCTGATGATGGTGTGTATGTTCTTCCTCCTGCGTGCGGGTACGAAGCGCGTCACGTCCGGCGTGCCGGGCAAGATGCAGTGCGCCGTCGAAATGCTGGTTGAGTTCGTCAACAACCAGGCCAAGACGATCGTCCACGGCGACCGCACGTTCATCGCCCCCCTCGCTCTCACGGTTTTCTGCTGGGTCACGTTGATGAACGCTATCGACTTGATCCCCGTCGACCTCTTCCCGTGGATGGCCCAGTTCCTCGGTATCCACTACCTCCGCCCGCTGCCCACTGCCGACCTGAACGGCACGCTCGGCATTTCCTTCGGCGTTCTCCTGCTGCTCTTCTACTACGGCATCAAGGTCAAGGGCGCCACCGGGTTCGTGGTTGAACTGTTTACGGCTCCGTTTGGCAAGCATCCCGCTCTTTGGGCCTTCAACTTCCTGTTGAACATCATCGAGTACGCTGCCAAATTCGTGTCGTTGGGGATGCGACTCTTCGGCAACATGTATGCCGGCGAGTTGGTCTTCTTCCTGATCGCCCTGTTGGGTGGTTTTGCTCTTGAGCTCGGCCCTGTCGGGGCTGTTAGCGCTGGGCTTGGGCAAGTCGCCGCCGGTTTGGTTTGGTGGCTTTTCCATGTGCTGATTGTTCTGTTGCAGGCATTCATTTTCATGATGCTGACGCTTGTCTACATCGGTCAGGCTCACAGCAGCCACTAACAGACAATTTCTTGTTTTTCTTTGCTTCACTACTCCCTTTTTTCCGGTTAAGGAGTTTTTCAAAATGACCAACGTCGCTTTCGTTGCTCTTACCTGCGGTCTTATCGTGAGCCTCGGCGCCATCGGCGCCTGCCTCGGCATCGCCATCATGGGTTCGAAGTACCTCGAATCCTGCGCTCGCCAGCCCGAACTCATGGAACCCCTTCAGACGAAGATGTTCCTCCTTGCCGGCCTTATCGACGCGGCCTTCCTTATCGGCGTCGGTATCGCCATGATGTTCGCTTTCGCCAACCCGTTCGTCGGCTAATCGGTAGCCGAGAAGCAAACGTCTTTTCTTTTAATGACGATGTCGGCTGCGCCGCCGCACACCGCGGACGGCGTGGTTGACATAACGGGGTTCGATAATGAACATTAATGCCTCTCTGTTTGTACAGATGGTCGTGTTCTTCCTTGGTGCTTGGGTCACCATGAAGTACATCTGGCCGCCGTTGATCAACGCGATCGAAGAGCGGCAAAAGAAGATTGCCGATGGTCTTGCCGCCGCCAACAAGGGCGAAAAGGCTTTGGCCGTGGCGACGGAACAGGGCAAGGCCATTGAAGCGGAAGCTCGCGGCCGCGCCTCTTCGGTCGTTGCCGACGGTGAAAAGCGTGCTCAGGCGATCGTGGACGAAGCTACGGCCAAGGCTCAGGTCGAGGCCGATCGCATCATTGCCAACGCCCATGCGGAAGCCGCTCAGGTCATGCAGCGCGCCCGCGAAGAACTTCGCAATGAAGTTGCCGTTCTTGCGGTGGCCGGTGCCGAGCAGATTCTGGCTCGTGAAGTCGACAAGACCGCTCACGCCCAGCTGCTTGAACAATTGAAGGCGAAGCTCTGATTATGGCTGAACTTTCGACGATTGCGCGCCCCTACGCCCACGGCCTGATTCAGGCCCTCAAGGATCGTAGTGCCGGCGCTGAAGATATGGCTCGCTGTCTCGAATCGCTCGACGCTCTCGTCGTGACGGTTCAGAATCCGCAGGTGGCCGTTCTGGTTGGCGATCCCAAGCTGACCGATGATCAACTCTTCGACCTGATCGTGGACGTGACGGGCAAGCTTCCCGAGGAAGTCGCCCATCTTCTGCGCGTGGTCGTCGAAAACGGTCGTCTGGAAGCTATGCCGGAGATCGCCCGTCAGTTTCGTGAACTGAAGAATATGTCCGAAGGTGTGGCCGATGCCGTTATCGAAACGGCCTTCGAGCTGAGCGAGACCGAGGTCCAGGATCTGGTCGACTCGCTCGGAAAGAAGTTTCCCGGTGTGAAACTTCATCCGATCGTCGTCGTCAAGCCTGAACTTATCGGCGGCGTCTGCGTCCGCGTCGGAGATCAGGTTCTCGATGCGTCGATCCGTGCCCGTCTCGTTCAGATGAAGACGACGCTCACCGCTTAAAAAATTCGGAGCTGTAAGATGCAACTCAATCCCAGTGAAATCAGCGAACTGCTGAAGAAGCGTATCGAAGGCCTCGGCGTTTCCGCTGATCTTCGCACCCAAGGCACCGTTGTCTCGGTGACCGACGGTATCTGCCGTGTGCACGGTCTCCACGACGTGATGCAGGGCGAAATGTTGGAATTCCCCAACAACACCTACGGCCTCGCGCTCAACCTCGAACGCGACTCCGTGGGCGCCGTTATTCTCGGCAACTACGAACACATTTCCGAAGGCGACACGGTCAAGACGACCGGCCGCATTCTTTCGGTTCCTGTCGGTCGCGAACTGATCGGTCGTGTGGTGAACGCCCTCGGCCAGCCGATCGACGGCAAGGGCCCGATCGAAGCCAAGGAATTCGACGTCGTTGAAAAGGTCGCCCCGGGCGTTATTGACCGTCAGTCGGTTTCCCAGCCTGTTCAGACCGGTCTCAAGTCGATCGACTCGATGGTTCCCGTCGGCCGCGGCCAGCGCGAACTGATCATCGGCGACCGCCAGACGGGTAAGACCGCCGTTGCGATCGACACGATCATCAACCAGAAGGGCAAGGACCTCATCTGCGTTTACGTCGCCATCGGTCAGAAGGCCTCCACGATCGCCAACGTCGTGCGCAAGCTTGAAGAAAGCGGCGCCATGGAATACACGATCGTCGTCGCCGCCACGGCTTCCGAATCGGCCGCCATGCAGTACATCGCTCCGTACGCCGGCGCCACGATGGGCGAATACTTCCGCGACCGCGGTGAAGACTCCCTCATCGTCTACGACGACTTGACCAAGCAGGCTTGGGCTTATCGTCAGATCTCGCTGCTGCTTCGCCGTCCGCCGGGACGTGAAGCCTACCCGGGCGACGTCTTCTACCTCCACAGCCGTCTGCTCGAACGTGCCGCCCGCGTGAATCCGGCTTACGTCGAACGCTTCACGAAGGGTGCCGTCAAGGGCCGTACGGGCTCCATGACCGCTCTGCCGATCATCGAAACGCAGGCCGGCGACGTTACCGCGTTCGTTCCGACCAACGTGATTTCGATTACCGACGGTCAGATCTTCCTTGAAACGGACCTCTTCAACGCCGGTATCCGTCCTGCCATCAACCCCGGCATTTCGGTTTCCCGCGTCGGCGGTGCCGCTCAGACGAAGATCATCAAGAAGCTCGGCGGCGGCGTTCGTCTCGCCCTGGCCCAGTACCGTGAACTCGCGGCCTTCGCCCAGTTCGCCTCGGACCTCGACGACGTGACCCGCAAGCAGCTCGACCGCGGTCGTGTTGTTACCGAACTCATGAAGCAGCCTCAGTACCAGCCGCTCCAGGTTTGGGAAGAAGCGCTCGTTCTTTACGCCGTCAACATGGGTGCCTACGACGACGTGTCCGTGGCCGACGCTCTGCGCGTCGAACGCGGCATGCGCGAATACCTGAAGACGCATCACGCCGACCTCGTCGATACGATCGAGGCCAAGAAGGAACTCACGAAGGAAGTCGAAGCTCAGCTCAAGGCTGCCATCGAAGAGTTCAAGAAGAGCGGCGCTTACTAAGCGCAAATTGATCCTAGAGGACCCAAACCCATGCCCAGTACAAAGGAAATTCGCGGAAAGATCAAGAGCGTGCAAAACACGCGCAAGATCACCAAGGCGATGGAAATGGTTGCGGCCTCGAAGATGCGCAAGGCGCAGGACCGGATGTTTGCCGCGCGTCCGTACGGCGACAAGATTCGAGTGATTTGCTCGCATCTTGCCCGTGCGAACGCCGACTACAAGCATCCGTTCCTCGTCAAGCACGAAGGTGCCAAAAAGGTCGGCCTCATCATGGTGACGACCGACAAGGGGCTTGCCGGTGCTCTCAATACCAACATTCAGCGTCAGGTCCTTCACCGCGTGAAGGAATGGGACGCTGCGGGCATCAAGGTGGATGCCACGGCGATTGGTAACAAGGGCCTCGGCTTCCTCACGCGCCTCAACGTGCCGGTCGTCAGCCGAGTGGTTCAGCTCGGCGACCACCCCAACCTCGATCGTCTGATCGGTGCCATCACGGTGCAGATCCAGGCCTTCATGGAAGGGAAGGTCGACTCCGTGCATCTGGCCTATTCGCGCTTTGTGAACGCCATGAAGCAGGAACCCGTGATCGAGCAGCTTCTGCCGCTCACGGAAAACAGCTTCGCCGGTGTTGAAGAACCCGCGCGCGCCTACTCGTGGGACTATCTCTACGAGCCCGACGCCCAGACCGTGCTCGACGAGCTCCTGAAGCGCTATGTCGAAGGTTTGATTTACCAGGCGGTTGCAGAAAACATGGCCTCCGAACAGAGTGCCCGTATGGTCGCGATGAAGGCGGCTTCCGACAACGCGAAGAAGCTCATCGGCGAACTGCAGCTCGTCTACAACAAGACCCGCCAGGCCGGCATTACGAAGGAAATCACCGAAATCGTCGGTGGTGCCGCCGCGGTGTCTTAAACAGAATAAGTATCGATAACTGAGGAATACCCATGAGTATCGGACAGATCGTTCAGGTTATCGGCGCTGTGGTGGACATTGAGTTCCCCCGCGACGCGATGCCTAAGGTTTACGAAGCTCTCGTCCTCGAAAAGGACGAAAGCAATACCCTGGCCGAAAGTGGCCTGACCTTCGAAGTGCAGCAGCAGCTTGGCGACGGCATTGTCCGTACCATTGCCATGGGCTCTTCGGAAGGTCTCCAGCGCGGCATGAAGGTCAAGAGCACCGGCAGCGGCATCTCCGTGCCCGTCGGTCCCAAGACCCTCGGCCGCATCATGGACGTGCTCGGCCGCCCGATCGACGATTGCGGTGAGATCGGCGCCGAAGAACGTCGCGAAATCCATCGTGAAGCCCCGAAGTTCGACGAACTCTCCCCGTCCGTCGACCTGCTCGAAACCGGCATCAAGGTTATCGACCTGATCTGCCCGTTCGCCAAGGGCGGTAAGGTCGGCCTCTTCGGCGGTGCCGGCGTGGGCAAGACCGTCAACATGATGGAACTCATCAACAACATCGCCAAGCAGTACGGCGGTTACTCCGTGTTTGCCGGCGTGGGCGAACGTACCCGTGAAGGGAACGACTTCTACCACGAAATGGGCGACTCGAAGGTTCTCGACAAGGTCGCGATGGTGTTCGGTCAGATGAACGAACCCCCGGGCAACCGTCTCCGCGTCGCTCTGACCGGTCTGACGATGGCCGAAGCCTTCCGTGACGAAGGCCGTGACATCCTTCTCTTCGTCGACAACATCTACCGCTACACCCTGGCCGGTACGGAAGTGTCCGCTCTGCTCGGTCGTATGCCTTCGGCCGTGGGCTATCAGCCGACCCTCGCCGAAGAAATGGGCAAGCTCCAGGAACGTATTGCTTCCACGAAGACGGGCTCGATCACCTCGATCCAGGCCGTGTACGTCCCTGCCGACGACTTGACGGACCCGTCGCCTGCCACGACCTTCGGTCACCTTGACGCCACGGTCGTTCTTTCGCGTGACATCGCCGCTCTCGGTATCTACCCCGCCGTTGACCCGCTCGACTCGACGTCCCGTCAGGTCGACCCGAACATCATCGGCGAAGAGCACTACACGACGGCCCGTCGCGTTCAGGAAACGCTCCAGCGCTACAAGGAACTCCGCGACATCATCGCGATTCTGGGTATGGACGAACTCGCTCCGGAAGACAAGCTCACGGTTATGCGCGCTCGTAAGATCCAGAACTTCCTCTCGCAGCCGTTCCACGTGGCGGAAGTCTTCACGGGCTCGCCCGGCAAGTACGTTCCCCTCAAGGAAACGATCCGCGGCTTCAAGATGATCGTCAACGGCGAATGCGACGAGCTTCCCGAACAGGCCTTCTACATGGTCGGCACGATTGACGAAGCCTTCGAAAAGGCGAAGAACCTCAAGTAATCGTGAGGCGGACGGGTCCTTAGGGCCCGTCCCTCCACAGCCTGACACACGGAGCAACCCATATGTCTACTATCAAAGTCGACGTCGTTAGCGCCGAAGAAAATATTTTCTCCGGTGACGCCGAACTCGTATCGCTGCCCGGGAAGTCTGGCGAACTTGGGATTCTGCCGGGGCATCTGCCTCTGATCACGCTCATCCGACCCGGCTTCGTTCGGATTCATCTTCCGAACAAGACGGTCGAACAGGTGTTCGTGGCGGGCGGCGTGCTGGAGGTTCAGCCGGACCTGGTGACGGTTCTGGCCGATACCGCCATCCGCAGCAAGGACCTCGACGAGGCCAAGGCCCAACAGGCGCTCGAAGAAGCCCGCGCGGCTCGTCAGACGGCGACCGGCGAACTGGCCATTGCCAAGCTCGAAGCCGAAATGTCGGCCCTTATGGAAGAGCTCAAGGCCATCAAGAAGATTCGCCAGCAGCAGTAATCTTCGGAGAACTGCTGAAGCTTCTGAAAAACGGGATGTTCCTCGGAACAGCCCGTTTTTTTCGCACTCGCGGGGGGCGCCCGGGCCCGAAAGGGAGCGGGCACGGCCCTCTGCTACACTTGAGAAGCCCGGAGGCCGTCCCGTACGGCGCTCCGCTCGAACAAGGCAATCGGGACCGCTCAAGCGCCGGCCCCGTCACCATGCGACGCCCCGTACGATCGGCGCGTCCAAAGAATTCCGCAGAAGGAGGGGAGTCATGAGTGCTGTTAAGGTCCTCGTAACGACGGACGGTTCTAATCTCAGTGACAAAGCCGTGGATACGGCTGTTCGGTTGACGAAGCAGTTCGGAGGCGAGTTGATCGCCGTGACCGCCGTCGTCGCCCCGCCTCCG
It encodes:
- the atpD gene encoding F0F1 ATP synthase subunit beta, which codes for MSIGQIVQVIGAVVDIEFPRDAMPKVYEALVLEKDESNTLAESGLTFEVQQQLGDGIVRTIAMGSSEGLQRGMKVKSTGSGISVPVGPKTLGRIMDVLGRPIDDCGEIGAEERREIHREAPKFDELSPSVDLLETGIKVIDLICPFAKGGKVGLFGGAGVGKTVNMMELINNIAKQYGGYSVFAGVGERTREGNDFYHEMGDSKVLDKVAMVFGQMNEPPGNRLRVALTGLTMAEAFRDEGRDILLFVDNIYRYTLAGTEVSALLGRMPSAVGYQPTLAEEMGKLQERIASTKTGSITSIQAVYVPADDLTDPSPATTFGHLDATVVLSRDIAALGIYPAVDPLDSTSRQVDPNIIGEEHYTTARRVQETLQRYKELRDIIAILGMDELAPEDKLTVMRARKIQNFLSQPFHVAEVFTGSPGKYVPLKETIRGFKMIVNGECDELPEQAFYMVGTIDEAFEKAKNLK
- a CDS encoding F0F1 ATP synthase subunit epsilon, which codes for MSTIKVDVVSAEENIFSGDAELVSLPGKSGELGILPGHLPLITLIRPGFVRIHLPNKTVEQVFVAGGVLEVQPDLVTVLADTAIRSKDLDEAKAQQALEEARAARQTATGELAIAKLEAEMSALMEELKAIKKIRQQQ